The sequence aacaattcatgcaatctggacatgtgaaaaagtagaaaaattttgggaagatctcagtcagatattaaataaaattacagaaaacaatatacaaaagaatccagagatgttcctcctaagtaacataaaaaacaaagaatttggaattgatttggaggatgcacaaaaaagatttgttaagatagctctagccgtagcaaaaaaatgtattatgtcaacctggaaattggaagataatttgaaaatacaacaatggtatatagaaatgaataaatgtattccattagaaaaaataacatatagtttaataaataatattgaaatatttgaacaaatatgggagccttacatgaaacataatagtgaaaacctaccggggacattcactacctaaattaacgaaaggagaaggaaatgaaaagaattgactcagtggaatttcttgtttatttttattgaatgacaacattgtttgactggtttaatgtatcctagattttgtactttaaatggacgggaagggggaggtagggagggtgggatgggaggagggaggggggtggagaaaatgggactgtatatgtttgaaaaggaaaaagtgtgtatcatggttaatgtgatttatggtgtgaaaaataaaaaaaaatttaaaaaaagagaaggcctttgacagagtagaatggaattatttattcaaagtactacaaaaattaatcttaccagagaaatatattaattggatttaagcattatataaggggccattggcgaaaatgacagtaaatggatatatatcaaaacaatttaacttaagcagatcaacaaggcagggatgcccattatcttctttattgttcgcattagccattgaaccactagcagaactgataagaacagaaaataaaataaaagggataaaaataaaagacagggaatataaaatcagtttatttgcagatgacattataatatacttagcagaaccagaaatatcaataaaagaattacataggaaattgaaggaatatggagaagtatcggtgtacaagattaacgcaaataaaagtgaagcaatgccaatgaataatgcggatttcttaaaatttaagaaagaatcaccattcagatggcaaacacaagcaatgcgatatctaggtatacaaataaataaaaacctcggccatctatataaactcaattattatccactaataaaaaaattgcaagatgacttagagcattgaaaagatttaccatcaacactgataggaaggaaaaactgtattaaaatgaacattttctcaaggatacaatacctatttcagacattaccaatacgcttaacagagaaatttttcaaggatttaaagaaaataataaggaattttttatggatgggggaaaccgaggagagcactagataaattaacagaatgatataaacaaggaggattacaactaccaaactttaaaaattattattgagctgcacaattaagatacctatcagatctttatcaaacaagggaaaagccagattggacgagattagaactagataaaataggggagaagatacctgaacatatattaatgggatgaaaaattggtacaacgtaggaattctccggtattgcatcatctgctcaacatttggaagaagattcatgtagaaaggaataaaacaagttaccaactaccaaaactaatactgacgcaaaatcagctaatcacttttacaatagacaacctttcctttagagaatggaagaaaaaagagatcaaaagaatagaaaattgtttttcgggaaataaactattatcctttgaaaaattgaaggataaatataatataacttacgatacaatgttggcatactaccaactgaaatcctacttgaaggacaaattgggaaacagtctgaggttaccagaaggaagtaattttgaatatgtgattacagacacaacgataatcaaaaaatttataacaagcatgtatattaaactacaagaaaaggagaacgaggaaacaaatggtaaaaccaaacaaaaatgggaacaagatctaagcataaagataaagaatgaaacatgggagaagctatgctccggaaccatcagaaatacaataaacacgaggttacgtatgaaaCAATATAACTGgacacacaggctatacattacacctcaaaagttaaataaatgggacccaacaatatcagacagatgttttcgctgtaaaaaggcaATGgaaacaacagttcatgcaatttggacatgtgagaaagtgaaaaaattttgggaagatctaaaccagatactaaataaaatcacaaaaagcaatataccaaaaaacccagagatcatcctcctaattaatataaaaaacaaagaatttggactcgatttggatggagcacaaaaaagatttgttataatagccctagctgtagcaaaaaatgtattatgtcaacctggaaattagaagataacttgagaatacaacaatggaatatagaaatgaataaatgtattccattttttaaaaaaaacatataatttaagaaataacattacaatatttgaacaaatatgggagccatacatggaacacaatagagaaaacctaccatggacatctaccatgtaaaatgacagaaggagaagataatgaaaagaactgactcagtggaatttcttgtttatttttattgagtgacaacattgtttaacaggtttaatgtatcttatattctgaactttaaataaatgggaggggaggggaggaaggaagggaggggaggagggaaggggagaaaacgacactgtatatatttaagaaggaaaatgtatgtatcttgatcaatatggttcatagtgtgaaaataaaaaaaatttaaaaaacaatccagtggggcaaaaaaaaatacacccaatgaccaggcctccacaactgcctgtggcaactaaTTGCATAGATTTGCCGCCACCTGACTGAAGCAAATCCtccacatctctattctaagaggacgcccttcaattctgatgttgtgccctcttgtcccagactctccaaCTATGGGAAGCAGCCTTTCTGCATACAGTCTGTccacattcgaaatgtttcaatgaaattccccctcattctcctaaattctaatgaggGCAGGTTAAGAACTAGGTTGGGTTGTGGAATGATGTTGCATACATTTGCAGCTgacatgaaggtaggtggaggagcatatagtgttgaggaaacagggagtctGCAGAAGGAATTAGATGGATTAAGAGAATGAACAGAgaaactgactcagtggaacgACAAAGGCCCAGCAGTTCAGGAAAACCCTTCAGGAAgcaggtctgtcagtgactattgtccgcagaaaacttcatgaacagaaaagcggaggctacactgcaagataccAATGGTTATATGCTTTATATCTTGGACAGGTCCTTTacatctccacactttgctccTGCCCTCaatctgatgcaggttaatcttggtctcatctgtccacaagaccattttccagaattctgcagcctCCTTTAAATTCTTCTTGGCAAACCATAATCTGGCCTTCCTTTCTGTGACCAACTAGTGGTTCGCAGTGTTGTTCATGAAGCCTTCAATGGGCAGTcgtcacctgcctcctgaagagtgtttctgatctgtcggacaggttagggttaggtttggggatttttcttcctcATGATGAGAATTCCCCTGTCATCAGTAGTGAGATTCTTCCTCacaataccagtccctttgcgattactgagttcACCAGGACGCTCCTTCATCATAATAATATTCAAAACTGTTGCTGTTGGTCATCCTGATGTTTGGCCGATACCTCTTACAGTTTTATTCCTGTTTTTCCGCCTTATAATGGCTTATTTGaaattcattggcacaactcatgttgaaaaatggcatctACAAAATATAAAAGTTTAGAAGCCAGCCTAgccctcttatacctgcaccaatgaagcaattaaacatatctgagtacTCACGAACATCTGTGAAGCCAGACATTCTGGCGCCCTGATATGAGGGGACCATGGATAAAAAGGGCTGTAATATCTACATGGTCCAATCAAAACCTATATAAATCACGTTTAATGGAATAGGCAATGTgctctttaattacatgtgaattgtttgaatacAAATTTCAAACTGTGGAGCGCAACGGAAACTAAAGGAAATAAGTGTCTTTGTCCAAAACGTTATGGTGGGCGTTGAATTTGGATTGGAAAAACTTTGAGTTGATTCTTGAGGCTTCCAGCGTCCGGTCTGCAAATTAAATGAATAACTGAGGTGATGGGAAATGTCACCGCGTCCACCAGATGCTCCCTGAACTTGGACTGAGTCAAGGCGTAAATAAAGGTGTTAGTGCAGCAACTTAGAGTCAACAGCAGCTGCCCCACCTGGAGAAATATGATTTCGGAGTCGTTGTGGTGATTGGGGTTCGCCTCGCTGGTTGTGTAGTAAAGGAAATGGACAACGTGCACTGACCACAGCAGGATGAAGCTGCCGGAGATGGCGAAGAGTAAGATCATAGACCTCCGCCTGCTCTCCATCTCCGGGTCACTGCGGCTGCCTCCGCCTCTCTGACGCCTCAGCCCTCGACGGACGCGACTCGTGAGGACAACGTGCCGCACCGTCAGAGCGttgaaaaacaaaatcaaagcaAAGGGGATCAGCGGTGTGATTAAGGTGTTCGCCCAGTCAAAGGCCACCCAGCCAGGATTCGTGAAGTAACTCGCCTTCTGCATGCAAAACCACGGGACGTTGCCAACCACTCTCAGGGGTTCATATGTGAAGTAGTAGGGAATCCTCTGTAAAGAGAGAAGAACGCTCGTCGTGGTCAGAACAGCGGACGCGGTTTTCCCGGTGCAGAATTTCGTCTTCAGCTTCGGGAAGCAGATGGCGACAAATCGATCGAAGGTGAAGGTGACGGTGAACCAGACGGAACAGCCGGTGACAACACGGCCCAGGACTGAGATGAGGCTGCACACGGGGGTGATGTGGAGGAAAACGCTGGGGAAGTAATAATAACTGAACCGCCACAGGACGACATTGATGAGGATGATCAGTTGGTCCGCCGCTGCCATGGACACCAGGTAGCGGGTGGTGCAGGTGGAGAGGCCGCACCTTCCCTGTGACAGGACCGCAAGCGCAACTACGTTCGCTGTGAAGAAAAAGGAATGGATGATGATATTTCCTTCCAATGGCTCCTTCATTACATCtgcattttgcttcctgaacacgtgTGGGTGTATTTCGTGGAGTGTTGTATTCGTGCTCATGAAAAGCAGCTTAAAATGTGCGTCTTTCTTTCATTTCTCTCCATCCAGACGGAATTAACTTTGGCTCACCATTCCCCAGAGTCTCCCTCTTTCTCGATCCCTCTCTCGCTTCCTCCAACTACACAACTCACATTCCCCTCCAACTACCCTGCCCCTCATCATTTTTCCTGTATTACTAGATGTAACCTATTTCTGTGATTGTCATATTTTACGTCAACTTCAACCAAAGCCATTGACAGTGGACAGTACAACATGCCGTTggcaattcattttctgcattcgcacttgggctTCTTCTCTGCTGATCTGCGGTCAGTCACtaacatagtgaaaggtttcaccgggacattgctACCGTGGCAAAGCGGGTTCGGgggaactggaatccatcaatgccggccaattactgttggacactgacactagATGCATCacatgctgagtacaaacaaaattcagcggcaaaattttttttgatcagttGAGCCGTCGGGACATGTCAGTATAATTAAtctgcgattaaacatgctaaattcaatgcaACTTTAgtttaatgcttctccaacttccgacctgatacagcaaatttgaaattaccTGTGTTcagtggtttccaacctttttctttgcactcagacaccactttaagtgttccctaccCCATCGgcgctctttgattagtaagggattgcttaaggtggtgtgtgtttATCTTTCTATCCatccatttatctatctatccatccatccattaaTCTTCAGCTTCTATCGATCCATTTATCTCtctattcatttatttatgtCTATCCGTCCAaccatttatctatctatccatccatttatctatccatccaaccatttatctatctatttatccatccatttatctatccatccaaccatttatctatctatttatccaTACATTTATCTATCAATCCatccatttatctatctatccatccttttaaatctctatctattcatttatctATCTACCTATCCATCCATTTATCTatttatccatctatctatctatctctccaaCCATTTAGCATTCTATCCATCCAATCATTTATctttttataatctgtgttcaaCGTGAAATTATCTATCActgtggttcttaacctttttcgtTCCACTCAGACACCACTTTAATTGTTCACTACGCCATCGgcactttgtgattagtaagggattgcttaaagtgatgagtgtttatttatctatctatccatttatctatctatctatccatttatCTATGCATCAATCCATTTATATCTCTATCTGTTCAATTATTCATCTATCTATTCATCCAGCCATTTATCAATCTATCCATCCAACCATTtaactatctatctatccatccatttatctatctatttatttatctatctatctatctatctatccaacCATTTATcagtctatctatctatctatctatctatctatctatctatctatctatctatctatctatctatctatctatctatctatctacttatctatccttttatggTTGACAAAATGAAACATGATAAATCCGACAGCCCGAGATCAAATAAAAGGACTGAAGGAGCAGCGCTGATTGATATTATGCACCATGTGTTAGAGGAAGCTGTGAGCAaagttaattttatttaaataaaaacgACTGAACTCTCCAAGACCAAGAACAACAGCGCTTTGAAAATCCTGTATCAACATCAGCAGCTCCCCCTGTTGACAGATACCACGCCACTTGGCTTGACCATTGGCGAAGGATACTGCATCAGGGCAGTAAAATATACGCTGCAGAGCGGACACCCGCATCCTTCCCACCGTAACAGACGAAAGGGTTGACTCTTTGTTCTCTGCTCAGAATATTGGGCTTAGTGGACGACAACTCCGAGAATCCATTATTTGTCCGTCTGCCAATATTTCCCGCACACCCTAGCATGTCACCAGATCCCTCTCTCCGCTTTCCGCTTGACGGGATCTGTTGGAAGCTTCCCACAATGGAGTGTAACGTGGTTCAAAGAACAATATCGAAAAATGTGAATAACCCGTCAGTCCTGTCTAATCAATGTTCAGAATCCGCACAGTGATATATTGATCAGTGCGCACCGTGAACCTGCGATGTCAAAACCTTCTGCCAGGCTCGTTTTAATTGTCGCTTTGAACGCGAAACAGCAAAGAGAGGACACGGTTGGCGCAACGACTCTACAGCGCCACCGTTCAGGACCTGGGTCCCGATCCCGCGCTGTCTATGAGACGTTTGGCGCTCTGCCCACGtcagttttccccggggggctccTGTGTCTTCCCGCCGGgggtgtcggtcaattgggtagcacgggctggTGGGCCGAAATAGC comes from Narcine bancroftii isolate sNarBan1 chromosome 5, sNarBan1.hap1, whole genome shotgun sequence and encodes:
- the LOC138765421 gene encoding probable G-protein coupled receptor 139 encodes the protein MLSAFYRFRRIVYIFIAVLGIPANVVALAVLSQGRCGLSTCTTRYLVSMAAADQLIILINVVLWRFSYYYFPSVFLHITPVCSLISVLGRVVTGCSVWFTVTFTFDRFVAICFPKLKTKFCTGKTASAVLTTTSVLLSLQRIPYYFTYEPLRVVGNVPWFCMQKASYFTNPGWVAFDWANTLITPLIPFALILFFNALTVRHVVLTSRVRRGLRRQRGGGSRSDPEMESRRRSMILLFAISGSFILLWSVHVVHFLYYTTSEANPNHHNDSEIIFLQVGQLLLTLSCCTNTFIYALTQSKFREHLVDAVTFPITSVIHLICRPDAGSLKNQLKVFPIQIQRPP